Proteins co-encoded in one Fusarium musae strain F31 chromosome 3, whole genome shotgun sequence genomic window:
- a CDS encoding hypothetical protein (EggNog:ENOG41~BUSCO:EOG09260NHB) — protein sequence MEQPFSTSKVTVEYFDPHDVYKLLAPGLIPRLPLRNLNWQSHAGPLRSIDTLHVELLQGDGPGSASSPHTLRRSGSTLDDGFQQQNFGGQAASADQIDTQSLPSRAIGSQRRHQIPGLRRTPYLKVLLVRCDDNETYKTSVRAEIREWIKTQIPSSSNPKRNSKQEKHDAFDYLILHVVLPNTVASTQPRTSSRSQENSEKSGPRWRTGSTPLLEKLRTDFSGLGKTAPDRVAQIRIGINDLPYDQLPRVVPAVPTGYSEDEHDAENAWAELIAKFKSLILTSFDLRVTQYEEDIKEKDSQRSLPGWNFCTFFILKEGLARGFESVGLVEDALVGYDELSVGLDSVVNEQADEGSPTRHGGAMLSYTEDLKEIVKSALAKAPGGNTEDEEAVDLQSNETIKEQFDEIPISATKKAYRDKILANDVSVFDFRCYIFARQMALLLRLGNAWSSRDDLLDKLKEQQDSVLHGVAPLAPPPKHTEETENLASLGEICRRTLQFIPAVSQIMRRDILTAVASEKSEEDDSPIDPNLSEVIDNVVASFAFSVAQQILAQTASKSLPIPPSTLAPPQSQEQKSSIPEPKTMMHPARTTSLHVSTGPAPGTRPPLSPGVFPGPGMPKINNDQESQFLKAGLEDLAARRAELYMLSRSILDGLGRKRGWSDGWKEAPIIAEAEADFEEISLDDQPATSGTSEEIPPLDAGVNNNLLQTAIDNPENFYRLYEILTDKALRHYTVANHDHAVQASMADLAVLNFYLKEYSTASSYFYRATPFFGESGWTSLELSMLVMYLHCLREMKSKDDYVRVALKLLTKSCAAEKERLEQRSKRVSRVGKPEPVDAMSMKGVVGNLFDLASSLSSQVKVHLSNFFTNIELACAPEYFDKEDKCSLTINLWCLLPDEIKLDGIDVRATASEPGPTKELLFSRKGDIVLQPGQNSITVECTSVIPGKYKIDHLGLFSSNLFLHFERDINQPPPQTTDIFKHPEVVIFHRDGALDVHLVATRHTSLDKNNTLDFTLNPGWNSIKSCEIRLRPTTGGLRMLTLEAQVIDSDVEFAKKPEAGGIIYFNKIPAESSVTLRFPYSVEHDIANVSAKADVAYTLESGQKYTFAKSIIIPISLALGVNVQDVFKHNALYSRFNVSTASHSPLRLYKSELMPSDLFESEFGVPPADTTMVFSKQPATLLYRIKRKTNVRSSKRAARTMYLKLYYNILQTEIEEALVKSIFDALNDPSLASFSKLITSLVVREAKTLQPIDLERAALLGAVPTAFLADVPWDKYFAGIGRVPGTQVDATEKISTAIREWQASNPRITISAAQPDNPCTLLIPVEIPSLPILHTADIELQTPVTELMDQKPGAVPTVAVNQMLAATLHLRWTQIWDTEMQHKKDTEYSYEVAAAGDTWLLGGRRKGHFVIPGSKKDPLSSTSDTEAEIPLIMIPLREGWLPYPGIEIREVKDGVENQAQTCEVDFRNLGESIRAVSERKGVTVSLDASGPGGGPLVLESEEPKRERGRIVA from the exons AGTCAACGACGACATCAAATTCCTGGTTTGCGACGGACACCGTATCTCAAGGTGCTACTGGTAAGATGCGACGACAATGAAACATACAAGACCTCCGTTCGTGCCGAAATTCGAGAATGGATCAAGACTCAGATACCGTCATCAAGCAACCCGAAACGAAATAGCAAACAAGAGAAGCACGATGCGTTCGATTACTTGATTCTACACGTTGTCCTTCCGAATACGGTGGCGTCGACGCAACCGAGGACCAGCTCTCGCTCACAGGAGAATTCAGAAAAGTCAGGTCCGCGATGGCGCACTGGCTCAACACCGCTACTCGAGAAGCTTCGGACCGACTTTTCTGGCCTTGGAAAGACAGCACCGGATCGAGTTGCACAGATCAGAATTGGAATCAATGATCTTCCGTATGATCAGCTGCCGAGAGTGGTTCCTGCGGTGCCGACAGGGTACTCGGAAGATGAGCACGATGCTGAAAATGCCTGGGCGGAGCTCAttgccaagttcaagagccTTATTCTCACCTCGTTCGACTTGCGCGTGACACAGTACGaagaagatattaaagaaaaagacagtCAGCGAAGTTTACCAGGATGGAACTTCTGTactttcttcatcctcaaagaAGGCTTGGCAAGAGGCTTTGAGAGTGTTGGTCTAGTAGAGGATGCCTTGGTGGGATATGATGAGCTCAGTGTTGGACTTGACTCTGTTGTCAATGAGCAAGCTGATGAAGGTTCGCCAACGAGACACGGAGGCGCCATGCTCAGCTACACCGAGGACCTCAAGGAGATTGTCAAAAGCGCTCTCGCCAAAGCGCCAGGTGGAAAcacagaagacgaagaggctGTGGATCTTCAGTCGAATGAGACTATCAAGGAGCAGTTTGATGAGATACCCATCAGTGCCACCAAGAAGGCTTATAGAGACAAGATTCTGGCTAATGATGTCTCTGTGTTTGACTTCCGGTGCTATATCTTTGCACGACAGATGGCACTGCTCTTGCGGCTTGGAAACGCTTGGTCATCAAGGGATGATCTGCTCGACAAGTTGAAGGAGCAACAAGACTCTGTCTTGCATGGAGTCGCACCTCTAGCACCTCCACCAAAGCATACTGAGGAGACGGAAAATCTTGCAAGCCTGGGTGAGATATGTCGAAGGACTCTACAGTTCATCCCGGCAGTGTCGCAAATTATGCGACGAGACATTTTGACTGCTGTGGCATCTGAAAAgtctgaggaagatgactCTCCTATCGATCCCAATCTATCAGAAGTCATTGACAATGTAGTCGCATCATTCGCATTCTCAGTTGCTCAACAGATCCTTGCGCAAACAGCATCAAAATCCCTTCCCATTCCTCCCTCCACTCTTGCTCCTCCTCAAAGCCAGGAGCAAAAGTCCTCCATCCCTGAGCCCAAGACTATGATGCACCCTGCCCGAACTACGTCTCTTCATGTCTCAACAGGTCCAGCACCTGGGACTCGTCCTCCACTAAGCCCAGGTGTGTTCCCTGGGCCGGGCATGCCAAAAATCAACAATGATCAGGAATCACAATTTCTCAAGGCGGGTCTTGAGGATCTCGCTGCTAGACGCGCCGAGCTTTACATGCTGTCACGAAGTATCCTTGATGGCTTGGGTAGGAAGCGCGGGTGGAGTGATGGCTGGAAAGAGGCGCCTATTATCGCAGAAGCTGAGGCAGACTTTGAAGAGATCAGTCTTGATGATCAGCCTGCTACAAGTGGTACTTCAGAGGAAATACCTCCATTGGACGCTGGTGTCAACAACAATCTTCTTCAGACAGCCATTGACAACCCAGAGAATTTCTACCGTCTATATGAGATTCTCACAGACAAAGCCCTTCGACACTACACTGTTGCAAACCACGATCACGCTGTACAAGCAAGCATGGCAGATCTTGCTGTGCTCAACTTTTATCTCAAGGAGTATAGCACTGCTTCTTCCTATTTCTACCGAGCCACACCATTTTTTGGCGAGAGCGGTTGGACGTCACTCGAGTTGTCTATGCTTGTCATGTATCTCCACTGTCTCCGTGAGATGAAGTCAAAGGATGATTATGTGCGAGTTGCTCTGAAGCTATTGACGAAGTCTTGTGCGGCTGAAAAGGAGAGACTAGAGCAACGCTCAAAGAGAGTATCGAGGGTTGGTAAGCCCGAGCCTGTGGACGCAATGTCCATGAAGGGTGTTGTGGGTAACTTGTTTGACCTGGCTTCTTCGCTATCTTCACAAGTCAAGGTGCACTTGTCCAACTTCTTTACAAATATCGAACTTGCATGTGCTCCTGAGTATTTTGACAAAGAGGACAAATGCTCCTTGACTATCAATCTGTGGTGTTTGTTGCCGGACGAAATTAAGTTGGATGGGATAGATGTGCGAGCCACAGCCTCTGAGCCGGGGCCTACCAAGGAGCTGCTTTTCTCAAGGAAGGGAGACATTGTTTTACAGCCTGGGCAAAACAGCATCACAGTTGAATGCACA TCTGTTATTCCTGGAAAATACAAGATAGATCATCTTGGACTTTTCTCGAGCAACCTCTTCCTTCACTTTGAACGCGACATCAACCAACCACCTCCACAAACTACTGATATCTTCAAGCATCCTGAGGTCGTCATCTTCCACCGAGATGGTGCTCTTGATGTGCATCTTGTAGCTACAAGACACACCTCCCTAGACAAGAACAACACATTGGACTTCACTCTCAACCCAGGCTGGAACTCGATCAAGAGTTGCGAGATCCGTCTCAGGCCCACTACTGGTGGCCTGCGGATGTTAACTCTTGAAGCCCAAGTTATCGACTCGGATGTCGAGTTTGCAAAGAAGCCCGAGGCGGGTGGTATCATCTACTTCAACAAAATCCCGGCTGAGTCAAGCGTCACTCTACGATTTCCTTACTCGGTTGAGCATGACATTGCGAATGTATCTGCTAAGGCCGACGTCGCATACACGCTTGAGTCGGGTCAAAAGTATACGTTTGCAAAGTCGATAATCATTCCCATCTCTCTGGCTTTGGGTGTCAACGTGCAAGATGTCTTCAAGCATAATGCACTTTACTCTCGGTTTAACGTGTCTACAGCGAGCCACAGTCCTCTTCGCTTGTATAAGAGCGAACTGATGCCCTCGGATCTGTTCGAATCCGAGTTTGGCGTTCCTCCTGCTGATACAACCATGGTGTTTTCGAAGCAACCCGCGACATTACTTTACCGCATAAAGAGGAAGACCAATGTCAGGTCGAGTAAGCGAGCGGCGAGAACTATGTATTTGAAACTCTATTACAACATTCTACAAACGGAGATCGAGGAGGCGCTTGTCAAGTCCATATTTGATGCTCTGAATGATCCTTCCTTGGCATCATTCTCGAAACTCATCACATCGCTGGTTGTGAGAGAAGCCAAGACCCTGCAGCCCATTGACCTCGAGCGAGCCGCACTTCTTGGCGCAGTGCCTACTGCCTTTCTAGCTGACGTTCCTTGGGATAAGTACTTTGCTGGCATTGGACGGGTACCTGGAACGCAAGTTGATGCAACAGAGAAGATATCGACTGCTATCAGGGAATGGCAAGCTTCCAATCCTCGAATTACCATTTCAGCAGCGCAGCCTGATAACCCCTGCACACTCCTCATCCCAGTTGAGATACCCTCACTGCCTATACTGCATACCGCGGATATTGAGCTGCAAACTCCGGTCACGGAATTAATGGATCAGAAACCGGGAGCTGTCCCAACTGTGGCTGTTAACCAGATGCTCGCTGCTACGCTGCATCTTAGATGGACGCAGATCTGGGACACTGAAATGCAACACAAGAAAGACACAGAGTATAGCTATGAAGTCGCAGCCGCAGGAGATACATGGCTTCTCGGTGGTCGTCGAAAAGGTCACTTTGTCATTCCAGGTTCAAAGAAGGACCCCCTGTCCTCAACATCCGACACAGAAGCTGAGATTCCACTTATCATGATTCCTCTTCGAGAAGGTTGGCTCCCATATCCTGGTATTGAGATCCGAGAGGTCAAAGATGGAGTAGAGAATCAGGCTCAGACTTGTGAAGTTGACTTTAGGAATTTGGGAGAGTCGATACGAGCCGTGAGTGAGAGGAAGGGTGTGACGGTTAGCTTGGATGCAAGCGGACCTGGAGGAGGACCGTTGGTGTTGGAGAGTGAAGAACCAAAGAGGGAAAGGGGAAGGATAGTTGCTTAG